One genomic segment of Stigmatella erecta includes these proteins:
- a CDS encoding Hsp70 family protein, whose amino-acid sequence MSDEIAIGVDLGTSYSCVAVVQDGQPVVIPNEWGESNHASCVSFLDDGSVLVGNAAKKNIIAAPEATVYSAKRLIGRYFFSDEVKKAQAVMPYTIVEGENNAVRIQVHGQTYSLPEISALVLKEMKAVAETYLGREVTKAVVTVPAYFNDNQRQATKDAGRIAGLEVLRILNEPTAAALAYGFGRDVNQRVVVYDLGGGTFDVSILEIGKDVFEVLSTAGDTYLGGDDFDDRIMTWLAEDFLAKTRLDLRQSKYCLQMLKDAAERAKIEVGQHGTAEILCQGICQDGNGNVMDLRNTLTHDQFNRMVMDLVQRTFKVCDEALQSARLSASEIDAVILVGGPTRLPIIRNSVKHYFQKEPMEGINPDQVVSLGACLQAHALLDAHAETFLVDVTPLSLRIGTVGGYTEKVIDKNTPVPIDRSKTFTTSRDGQEKVKIRVYQGESNRAEECELLGEFEFSGFRIGYRGDVKIEVTFEIDTNGMVNVSACDVETGQKTTTTLTLSSGMSETDIQRSIDATRQIQLAGHGGDLPSVA is encoded by the coding sequence ATGTCGGACGAGATCGCGATTGGCGTCGACCTGGGCACCTCCTATTCGTGCGTGGCGGTGGTCCAGGACGGCCAGCCGGTGGTCATCCCCAACGAGTGGGGCGAGTCGAACCACGCCTCGTGCGTGTCGTTCCTCGATGACGGCTCGGTGCTGGTGGGCAACGCCGCCAAGAAGAACATCATCGCCGCGCCCGAGGCGACGGTGTACTCGGCCAAGCGGCTCATCGGCCGGTACTTCTTCTCCGACGAGGTGAAGAAGGCCCAGGCGGTGATGCCCTACACCATCGTCGAGGGCGAGAACAACGCGGTGCGCATCCAGGTGCACGGCCAGACGTACTCGCTGCCGGAGATCTCCGCGCTGGTGCTCAAGGAGATGAAGGCGGTGGCGGAGACGTACCTGGGGCGGGAGGTGACCAAGGCGGTGGTCACCGTGCCGGCGTACTTCAACGACAACCAGCGCCAGGCCACCAAGGACGCGGGGCGCATCGCGGGGCTGGAGGTGCTGCGCATCCTCAACGAGCCCACCGCGGCGGCGCTCGCCTACGGCTTCGGCCGGGACGTCAACCAGCGCGTGGTGGTGTACGACCTGGGCGGCGGCACCTTCGACGTGTCCATCCTGGAGATCGGCAAGGACGTGTTCGAGGTGCTGTCCACCGCGGGCGACACGTACCTGGGCGGCGACGACTTCGACGACCGCATCATGACGTGGCTGGCCGAGGACTTCCTGGCCAAGACGCGGCTGGACCTGCGCCAGAGCAAGTACTGCCTGCAGATGCTCAAGGACGCCGCCGAGCGGGCGAAGATCGAAGTGGGCCAGCACGGCACGGCGGAGATCCTCTGCCAGGGCATCTGCCAGGACGGCAACGGCAACGTGATGGACCTGCGCAACACGCTGACCCATGACCAGTTCAACCGGATGGTCATGGACCTGGTGCAGCGCACCTTCAAGGTCTGCGACGAGGCGCTGCAGAGCGCGCGGCTGTCCGCCTCGGAGATCGACGCGGTCATCCTGGTGGGCGGCCCCACGCGGCTGCCCATCATCCGCAACTCCGTGAAGCACTACTTCCAGAAGGAGCCCATGGAGGGCATCAACCCCGACCAGGTGGTGTCGCTGGGGGCCTGCCTCCAGGCGCACGCGCTCCTGGACGCGCACGCGGAGACGTTCCTGGTGGACGTCACCCCGCTGTCGCTGCGCATCGGCACCGTGGGCGGCTACACGGAGAAGGTCATCGACAAGAACACGCCGGTGCCCATTGACCGCTCGAAGACGTTCACCACCAGCCGCGACGGCCAGGAGAAGGTGAAGATTCGCGTGTACCAGGGCGAGTCCAACCGGGCCGAGGAGTGCGAGCTGCTCGGCGAGTTCGAGTTCTCCGGCTTCCGCATCGGCTACCGCGGGGACGTGAAAATCGAAGTGACGTTCGAGATCGACACCAACGGCATGGTGAACGTGTCGGCCTGTGACGTCGAGACAGGCCAGAAGACGACCACCACGCTCACCCTCTCGTCGGGCATGTCCGAGACCGATATTCAGCGGTCCATCGACGCCACCCGGCAAATCCAGCTCGCAGGTCACGGCGGCGACTTGCCCTCCGTGGCCTAG
- a CDS encoding DnaJ domain-containing protein, with the protein MAAPPGAPRPAPGATVAPRPPAPAIPPVGTAAGAPPRPAAPGAPVIAPRPAQGPLPAGPAARPAGTPAAGGRPPPPPADLMPRSERPTLSLPTISPVTFTQPSIAAPPPPAQSPQRPTVQGLTPVSVTPQAGPGVTLTAPTPGSPAAAAHRPTLPGIVPVSVTPLPMPPRPAGALAVGRPPGGVPAAGTPSPVPRPGTPPTMAPGVPPPVAASPVPRPGTPPTMTPGVPPPVAQATGPRPPVIAPARPAPPTIAPMAPAVPGIPAVPAVAASRPLAPAVPPVAPSIAPIVPPVAPAAAAPVAAPPPPPAAAGKGSLDPAQAAELEVRCSQLDQLDYFEVLKIPKDAAPAVIKKAFYSESRTYHPDRFFQLESKELKEQVHELYKRVTEAYYVLRDDTKRKKYLADVTGPERAQKLRFTENSEAETKAAVRKEQEEQIGTHPKGRQFYQLGASDLDAGRWSSAERNLKMALTYEPANARYKEKLAEAKKKLEEEAKSKGDSFKIK; encoded by the coding sequence GTGGCCGCACCGCCCGGGGCCCCGCGCCCCGCGCCAGGCGCCACCGTGGCCCCCCGGCCCCCGGCCCCGGCCATCCCGCCCGTGGGGACCGCCGCCGGTGCTCCCCCCCGGCCCGCCGCCCCGGGCGCCCCGGTCATCGCCCCGCGCCCCGCCCAGGGTCCGCTCCCGGCCGGCCCGGCCGCGCGCCCCGCGGGCACTCCCGCCGCCGGCGGCAGGCCTCCGCCCCCTCCCGCGGACCTGATGCCCCGCTCCGAGCGCCCGACCCTGTCGCTGCCCACCATCTCGCCGGTGACCTTCACGCAGCCAAGCATCGCGGCCCCTCCACCTCCTGCCCAGAGCCCTCAACGGCCCACGGTGCAGGGGCTGACGCCTGTGTCCGTCACGCCCCAGGCCGGCCCCGGCGTCACGCTGACGGCCCCCACGCCAGGCTCCCCGGCCGCCGCGGCGCACCGGCCCACCCTGCCAGGCATCGTCCCCGTCTCCGTCACCCCGCTCCCCATGCCGCCACGGCCTGCCGGGGCCCTCGCCGTGGGCCGTCCGCCCGGGGGAGTCCCCGCCGCCGGCACCCCTTCGCCCGTGCCACGGCCCGGCACGCCGCCCACCATGGCCCCCGGGGTGCCTCCCCCGGTGGCCGCCTCGCCCGTGCCGCGGCCCGGCACGCCGCCCACCATGACCCCCGGGGTGCCTCCCCCGGTGGCCCAGGCCACGGGCCCCCGGCCGCCGGTGATCGCGCCCGCACGCCCGGCGCCTCCCACCATCGCGCCCATGGCCCCGGCCGTTCCGGGCATTCCCGCGGTCCCGGCGGTGGCCGCCTCCCGGCCCCTCGCGCCCGCCGTGCCCCCGGTGGCCCCCAGCATCGCGCCCATCGTCCCCCCGGTGGCCCCCGCCGCCGCGGCCCCCGTGGCCGCCCCTCCGCCGCCTCCGGCCGCCGCGGGCAAGGGCTCGCTGGATCCGGCGCAGGCCGCGGAGCTGGAGGTCCGGTGCTCTCAGCTCGACCAGCTCGACTATTTCGAGGTGCTGAAGATCCCGAAGGATGCGGCCCCGGCGGTCATCAAGAAGGCCTTCTACTCCGAGAGCCGCACCTACCACCCGGACCGCTTCTTCCAGCTGGAGTCCAAGGAGCTGAAGGAGCAGGTGCACGAGCTCTACAAGCGCGTCACCGAGGCCTATTACGTCCTGCGCGACGACACGAAGCGCAAGAAGTACCTGGCGGACGTGACGGGCCCGGAGCGGGCGCAGAAGCTGCGCTTCACCGAGAACTCCGAGGCCGAGACCAAGGCCGCCGTCCGCAAGGAGCAGGAGGAGCAGATCGGCACCCACCCCAAGGGGCGCCAGTTCTACCAGCTCGGCGCGAGCGACCTCGACGCGGGCCGGTGGTCCTCCGCCGAGCGCAACCTCAAGATGGCGCTCACCTACGAGCCGGCCAACGCCCGCTACAAGGAGAAGCTCGCCGAGGCCAAGAAGAAGCTCGAGGAAGAGGCCAAGAGCAAGGGTGACTCCTTCAAGATCAAGTAA
- a CDS encoding CvpA family protein, with product MIIDLIILGLVLFFAVVGAITGAARQVAHLVGLAVAYFVSKRLGPVLAPKLAEALGTPLLIGLLVGSVLLFIVVLVVVRYALGALLQRMLSGQEPENRGADRFIGFLIGGAKVGIIAYVLLSALTFVEQYVVVAGRRMGLSPKGSHALAFAREHNLFEMTQFAALKDFVQVAQLSADPQRAAKLQNDPAYKALRQDPRFQKALRDESLRRSLERGDHRALLNNNLILQLIQDPDIAARLGAASHAAERRP from the coding sequence GTGATCATCGATCTCATCATCCTGGGACTGGTGCTGTTCTTCGCGGTGGTGGGCGCCATCACCGGCGCGGCCCGGCAGGTGGCCCACCTGGTGGGGCTGGCGGTGGCCTACTTCGTCTCCAAGCGGCTGGGGCCGGTGCTCGCGCCCAAGCTGGCGGAGGCGCTGGGCACCCCGCTGCTCATCGGGCTGCTGGTGGGCAGCGTGCTGCTCTTCATCGTCGTGCTGGTGGTGGTGCGCTACGCGCTGGGGGCCCTGCTCCAGCGGATGCTCTCGGGGCAGGAGCCGGAGAACCGGGGCGCGGACCGGTTCATCGGCTTTCTCATCGGCGGGGCCAAGGTGGGCATCATCGCCTACGTGCTGCTCAGCGCGCTGACGTTCGTGGAGCAGTACGTGGTGGTGGCGGGCCGGCGCATGGGCCTGTCCCCCAAGGGCTCCCACGCCCTGGCCTTCGCGCGCGAGCACAACCTCTTCGAGATGACCCAGTTCGCCGCGCTCAAGGACTTCGTCCAGGTGGCCCAGCTCAGCGCCGACCCGCAGCGGGCCGCGAAGCTCCAGAATGATCCCGCCTACAAGGCGCTGCGGCAGGACCCGCGCTTCCAGAAGGCCCTCCGGGACGAGTCGCTGCGCCGCTCGCTGGAGCGGGGCGACCACCGGGCGCTCCTGAACAACAACCTCATCCTCCAGCTCATCCAGGACCCGGACATCGCCGCCCGGCTGGGCGCGGCCTCCCACGCGGCGGAGCGAAGGCCCTGA
- the clpX gene encoding ATP-dependent Clp protease ATP-binding subunit ClpX has product MESSARREEPLLTPRQIFERLDRYVIGQQEAKRAVAIAAHNHLKRIQARRLRRGTLIKKSNILLIGPTGSGKTHIARNLAEILSVPFTTVDATEYTEAGYYGKDVEVMISDLLFKANHSVEDTQRGIIFVDEVDKIARRSQGARNGAGSRDIGGEGVQQGLLKMLEGREVFVPMNLTQAWNKSDFVQIDTRDILFICAGTFSDLHEYGEGGSRPLGFGSEEDGRRVTKRISVKQLVDFGMLAEFLGRLPVMVQLQALGEEDLLRVLTEPPDSIIREFRELLAYDEIELDFAPEALREVVHFSVEKGLGARGLRSILEHVMADVMFEAPERGRGSFRIDGEFVRVRLNGLNAAQLGA; this is encoded by the coding sequence ATGGAGTCGTCCGCACGCAGGGAAGAGCCGTTACTCACACCAAGACAGATTTTCGAGCGGTTGGACCGGTACGTCATCGGCCAGCAGGAGGCCAAGCGGGCGGTGGCCATCGCCGCGCACAACCACCTCAAGCGCATCCAGGCGCGGCGGCTCCGGCGCGGCACGCTCATCAAGAAGTCCAACATCCTGCTGATTGGGCCCACCGGGAGCGGCAAGACGCACATCGCGCGCAACCTGGCGGAGATCCTCTCGGTGCCGTTCACCACCGTGGACGCCACCGAGTACACGGAGGCCGGGTACTACGGCAAGGACGTGGAGGTGATGATTTCCGACCTCCTCTTCAAGGCCAACCACTCGGTGGAGGACACCCAGCGGGGCATCATCTTCGTGGACGAGGTGGATAAGATCGCCCGCCGCTCGCAAGGGGCCCGCAACGGCGCGGGCAGCCGGGACATCGGCGGCGAGGGCGTCCAGCAGGGGCTGCTGAAGATGCTGGAGGGGCGCGAAGTCTTCGTCCCCATGAACCTCACCCAGGCGTGGAACAAGAGCGACTTCGTGCAGATCGACACGCGCGACATCCTCTTCATCTGCGCCGGCACGTTCTCGGACCTGCACGAGTACGGGGAGGGGGGCTCGCGCCCCCTGGGCTTCGGCTCCGAGGAGGACGGGCGCCGGGTGACCAAGCGCATCAGCGTCAAGCAGCTGGTGGACTTCGGCATGCTGGCGGAGTTCCTCGGCCGCCTGCCGGTGATGGTGCAGCTCCAGGCGCTGGGCGAGGAGGACCTCCTGCGCGTGCTCACCGAGCCCCCGGACTCCATCATCCGCGAGTTCCGCGAGCTCTTGGCCTACGACGAGATCGAACTGGACTTCGCCCCGGAGGCGCTCCGCGAGGTGGTGCACTTCTCGGTGGAGAAGGGGCTGGGGGCCCGCGGCCTGCGCTCCATCCTGGAGCACGTCATGGCGGATGTGATGTTCGAGGCGCCCGAGCGCGGCCGGGGCTCCTTCCGGATCGACGGGGAGTTCGTGCGCGTCCGGCTCAACGGGCTGAACGCCGCGCAGCTCGGCGCCTAG
- the speA gene encoding biosynthetic arginine decarboxylase, translating into MPINTPQHRWTLADALEMYGIRNWGNPYFGINEKGHVCVHPDGPQGSSMDLKELVDEVRRRGIGLPLLIRFTDVLRHRVIHLNEAFKKAIAESNYKGQYRGVYPIKVNQHRYVVETIVETGKNYGYGLEAGSKPELLAVMALLDNEDALVICNGYKDEEYVETALFFSRLGRNVILVVEKPSELPLIAEVARKTGIAPRLGIRVKLSTRGAGKWEASGGDRSKFGLTSSELMNCIGFMRETGLLPHFELLHFHLGSQISNIRNVKNALREVGCFYVEVVRQGAPLKYLDVGGGLGVDYDGSQTNFTSSMNYTTEEYANDVVFGVMEACDRAGVTHPTLVSESGRAIVAHHAVLVMDVLGTSESDLSQVPDKVDEKAPSVVRNLMNTLKEVTNKNLLESWHDAQDSKEESLTLFSLGHLSLEQRVAAENIYWAICHKIMRIARDQGEIPEELDSLERQLSDTYFCNFSVFQSLPDSWAIDQLFPIMPIHRLSEKPSRRATLADITCDSDGKIEHFIDKREVKDALELHPLNNDDYYLGIFLVGAYQEILGDLHNLFGDTHAVQVSLAPNGGYLIDHVVEGDTVNEVLHYVSYSKDDLVARLRKFTEVALRNGRITLDESRTLLRMYEEGLSGYTYLERDVDAAFNASHGQLRLVPPQDATNPRVAPPTGT; encoded by the coding sequence ATGCCCATCAACACGCCGCAGCACCGTTGGACCCTCGCTGATGCCCTGGAGATGTATGGGATCCGGAACTGGGGAAATCCCTACTTTGGCATCAACGAGAAGGGCCATGTGTGCGTCCACCCGGATGGGCCCCAGGGGTCCAGCATGGACCTGAAGGAACTGGTGGACGAGGTGCGGCGCCGGGGCATTGGCCTGCCGCTGCTGATTCGCTTCACGGACGTCCTTCGCCACCGCGTCATCCACCTCAACGAGGCCTTCAAGAAGGCCATCGCCGAGTCCAACTACAAGGGCCAGTACCGGGGCGTGTACCCCATCAAGGTGAACCAGCACCGGTACGTGGTGGAGACCATCGTCGAGACGGGCAAGAACTACGGCTACGGCCTGGAGGCCGGCAGCAAGCCGGAGCTGCTCGCGGTGATGGCGCTGCTCGACAACGAGGACGCGCTCGTCATCTGCAACGGCTACAAGGACGAGGAGTACGTGGAGACGGCGCTGTTCTTCTCCCGGCTGGGCCGCAACGTCATCCTCGTGGTGGAGAAGCCCAGCGAGCTGCCCCTCATCGCCGAGGTGGCGCGCAAGACGGGCATCGCCCCCCGGCTGGGCATCCGCGTGAAGCTGTCCACGCGCGGGGCGGGCAAGTGGGAGGCCTCCGGCGGAGACCGCTCCAAGTTCGGCCTCACCTCCTCGGAGCTGATGAACTGCATCGGCTTCATGCGCGAGACGGGGCTTTTGCCCCACTTCGAGCTGCTGCACTTCCACCTGGGCAGCCAGATCTCCAACATCCGCAACGTGAAGAACGCGCTGCGCGAGGTGGGCTGCTTCTACGTGGAGGTGGTGCGCCAGGGCGCCCCGCTGAAGTACCTGGACGTGGGCGGCGGCCTGGGCGTGGACTACGACGGCTCGCAGACCAACTTCACCTCCTCCATGAACTACACCACGGAGGAGTACGCCAACGACGTGGTGTTCGGCGTGATGGAGGCGTGTGACCGGGCGGGCGTCACCCACCCCACGCTCGTCTCCGAGTCCGGCCGCGCCATCGTGGCCCACCACGCCGTGCTGGTGATGGACGTGCTGGGCACCAGCGAGTCGGACCTCTCCCAGGTGCCCGACAAGGTGGACGAGAAGGCCCCCTCCGTGGTGCGCAACCTGATGAACACCCTGAAGGAGGTGACGAACAAGAACCTCCTGGAGTCCTGGCACGACGCCCAGGACTCGAAGGAGGAGAGCCTCACGCTCTTCTCCCTGGGCCACCTGTCGCTGGAGCAGCGCGTGGCCGCGGAGAACATCTACTGGGCCATCTGCCACAAGATCATGCGCATCGCGCGCGACCAGGGCGAGATTCCCGAGGAGCTGGACTCGCTGGAGCGGCAGCTCTCCGACACGTACTTCTGCAACTTCTCCGTGTTCCAGTCCCTGCCGGACTCGTGGGCCATTGATCAGCTCTTCCCGATCATGCCCATCCACCGGCTCTCCGAGAAGCCGTCGCGCCGGGCCACCCTGGCGGACATCACCTGCGACTCGGACGGGAAGATCGAGCACTTCATCGACAAGCGCGAGGTGAAGGACGCGCTGGAGCTGCACCCGCTCAACAACGACGACTACTACCTGGGCATCTTCCTGGTGGGCGCCTACCAGGAAATCCTGGGCGACTTGCACAACCTGTTCGGGGACACGCACGCGGTGCAGGTGTCGCTGGCACCCAACGGGGGCTACCTCATCGACCACGTGGTGGAGGGAGACACCGTCAACGAGGTGCTCCACTATGTGAGCTACAGCAAGGACGACCTGGTGGCGCGGCTGCGCAAGTTCACCGAGGTGGCGCTGCGCAACGGCCGCATCACCCTGGACGAGTCGCGCACCCTGCTGCGCATGTACGAGGAGGGCCTGTCCGGCTACACCTACCTGGAGCGCGACGTGGACGCGGCCTTCAACGCCAGCCACGGCCAGCTCCGCCTGGTGCCGCCGCAGGACGCCACCAACCCCCGCGTCGCCCCGCCCACAGGCACCTGA